From the genome of Oryza glaberrima chromosome 1, OglaRS2, whole genome shotgun sequence:
GAATTATCCGGCAGTTTCAGAGGTGAGAATTGTCCCTGTTTCTCGGGCGAGCTAAACTAGCGGTGGCATCGACCGAGCATATGCTCCGTGTTGGTGTATATATACTCGTATCCTCGGAGTATCGTCactccgccgcagcagcagctgatccagcttcgtcgtcgtcggcgatcgCCACCGGCAGCTAGGCAGTGACGGTGACAGTAGGAGGAGATCAGGATATGGACTGCTTCGCGGAGACGGAGGGGAAGAGGGCGCATGACCCGCTGTaccagcggcgcgcggcggcggcggcgacgccggcgacgggggTGCCGGTGGACGATGTGGACAAGGTGGTGGACGTGCCCGGGGCGGTGATCGTCGGCGCCGGGCCGGCGGGGGTGGCCGTGGGCGCCCTGCTGGGGCTGCGCGGCGTCGCCTACGTGGTGCTCGAGCGGTGCGGGTGCATCGCGTCGCTGTGGCGCCACCGCACGTACGaccgcctctgcctccacctCCCCAAGCGCTTCTGCGAGCTCCCGCTCAGGCCGTTCCCGGCGAGCTTCCCGGAGTACCCGACGAGGGACCAGTTCCTCGGCTACCTCGACGCCTACGCGCGCGAGTTCGGCGTCGAGCCGGTGTTCCGGCGGGCGGTGATCAGCGCCGAGTACGACGGGGAGTCGTGGTGGGTGTACACCAGGGAggtggtcgcggcggcggccggcggcgagcaggccgTCCTCGGGTGCACCATGACCGTGTACCGGAGCAGGTGGCTCGTCGTGGCCACCGGCGAGAACGCCGAGCCCGTCGTGCCGGAGATGGACGGCGCCGGAAGGTTCAAGGGCCAGATGATGCACTCCAGCGAGTACCGCAACGGCGACGGCTACGCCGGGAAGAaggtcctcgtcgtcggctgcGGCAACTCCGGCATGGAGGTGTCCCTCGACCTCTGCAACCACAATGCGCGCGCATCCATGG
Proteins encoded in this window:
- the LOC127766089 gene encoding indole-3-pyruvate monooxygenase YUCCA4, with translation MDCFAETEGKRAHDPLYQRRAAAAATPATGVPVDDVDKVVDVPGAVIVGAGPAGVAVGALLGLRGVAYVVLERCGCIASLWRHRTYDRLCLHLPKRFCELPLRPFPASFPEYPTRDQFLGYLDAYAREFGVEPVFRRAVISAEYDGESWWVYTREVVAAAAGGEQAVLGCTMTVYRSRWLVVATGENAEPVVPEMDGAGRFKGQMMHSSEYRNGDGYAGKKVLVVGCGNSGMEVSLDLCNHNARASMVVRDTVHVLPREILGFSTFGLSMWLLRWLSVQTVDWLVLLLSFLVFGDTARLGIPRPSLGPFELKSVSGKTPVLDVGTLAKIKSGDIKVTPAIQCFQEHGVEFVDGSTEEFDVVILATGYKSNVPYWLKEKEFFSEKDGFPRKGNAWKGQNGLYAVGFSRRGLSGVSMDANNIVQDIVQRLHDMGYERSENN